In Syngnathus acus chromosome 21, fSynAcu1.2, whole genome shotgun sequence, one genomic interval encodes:
- the ftcdnl1 gene encoding formiminotransferase N-terminal subdomain-containing protein: protein MSTTALGRRLVTCLLNVSEARRTDLVERVAKAALYDSQGVGRETTAVLNIFNDRDYNRSVITIVAAIEAIGEAVLSACETACQLFDMRAHSGVHPCLGAVDLVPIYPLGEDVGPDDCARESRAIAAGLTRRVPGTSVFLFGWADAPLQRGLAQRRKEMGWFRKTAESNGVGPVPDKRFGLTGIGAGPYVMNCNVTIDTQDLSMGRRIAAALRESAPGGLPGVQVLALPHEGAVEIACNVESVPGLPPGLPPGRRGAAAPWPSFSIAGQPYCHVPASLIAARVAELADEHGVATGGAVLAGFTPSECRALAEAALSRGMAEFWKERQSVRM from the exons ATGTCGACCACTGCATTGGGACGACGCCTGGTGACGTGTCTGCTCAACGTGTCGGAAGCTCGCAGGACGGACCTGGTGGAAAGGGTGGCCAAGGCCGCCTTGTACGACTCTCAAG GTGTCGGCAGAGAGACGACCGCGGTGCTGAACATCTTCAACGACCGTGACTACAACCGCTCCGTCATCACAATCGTGGCCGCTATCGAAGCCATCG GGGAGGCCGTCTTGTCCGCCTGCGAGACAGCCTGCCAGCTGTTTGACATGCGCGCCCACTCGGGGGTCCACCCGTGTTTGGGTGCCGTGGACCTGGTACCCATCTACCCCTTGGGGGAGGACGTGGGACCTGACGACTGTGCTCGAGAATCTCGCG CCATCGCCGCGGGCCTCACCCGGCGAGTGCCGGGCACCAGCGTCTTCCTCTTCGGGTGGGCGGACGCCCCTCTTCAACGGGGGCTGGCTCAGCGGAGGAAGGAGATGGGCTGGTTCCGGAAGACGGCGGAGTCCAACGGCGTCGGGCCCGTGCCGGACAAACGCTTTGGCCTCACCG GTATCGGGGCCGGTCCTTACGTCATGAACTGCAACGTGACTATCGACACTCAAGACCTGAGCATGGGCCGGCGCATCGCCGCCGCCCTCAGGGAATCGGCGCCGGGAGGTCTTCCGGGGGTCCAAGTCCTGGCCTTGCCGCACGAGGGGGCCGTGGAAATCGCCTGCAACGTGGAGAGCGTGCCGGGGCTTCCGCCGGGGCTTCCGCCGGGCCGGAGGGGCGCCGCGGCGCCCTGGCCGTCCTTCAGCATCGCGGGTCAGCCGTACTGCCACGTTCCGGCGTCTCTCATCGCCGCCAGGGTGGCCGAGCTGGCGGACGAGCACGGGGTTGCCACCGGGGGCGCCGTTTTGGCGGGCTTCACCCCCAGCGAGTGCCGGGCCTTAGCCGAGGCGGCTCTGTCTCGAGGAATGGCTGAATTTTGGAAAGAGCGGCAAAGTGTACGcatgtga
- the c21h2orf69 gene encoding UPF0565 protein C2orf69 homolog, with product MTTTVAPASSSRPVGLSKGPDAPRLHKLLAVPGCKANMLNDLLLLRPGDGHEAQADKSSISRHVVFFHGDIQNFQEEMSSQPECAQWLAWSLEQVGVALGRRFSGHHVWVVRASRMHLHKFSSYRNFVESNMFGAPQHGPYSPDGGALRQLRSLLVHGMERAGLPNTIRPPGGASGKFSLTLVGFSKGCVVLNQVVHELAGALADPGLSDFTRSLSDMFWLDGGHPGGSETWVTDRRLLGQLAASGIGLHAHVTPYEVRDPARAWVGREHAAFVKTLEEFGARLCHKIHFADEPPAIEKHFGVIREF from the exons ATGACAACCACGGTGGCGCCGGCGTCGAGCAGCCGCCCGGTTGGACTCTCCAAAGGTCCGGACGCGCCGAGGCTCCACAAGCTACTGGCCGTGCCCGGGTGCAAAGCAAACATGCTCAACGAtctgctcctcctccggccTGGAGACGGACACGAGGCGCAGGCAGATAAGAGCAGCATTAGCAGGCATGTGGTGTTTTTCCACGGGGATATTCAG AACTTCCAGGAGGAGATGTCCTCGCAGCCGGAGTGCGCCCAGTGGCTGGCGTGGAGCCTGGAGCAGGTGGGCGTCGCGCTGGGCCGCCGCTTTTCCGGCCACCACGTGTGGGTGGTGCGCGCCTCCCGCATGCACCTGCACAAGTTCAGCAGCTACCGCAACTTTGTGGAGAGCAACATGTTCGGCGCCCCGCAACACGGCCCGTACTCGCCCGACGGCGGAGCGCTGCGCCAACTCAG GTCTCTGCTGGTCCACGGGATGGAGCGAGCCGGCCTGCCAAACACCATCCGGCCTCCGGGCGGCGCCAGCGGCAAATTCTCCCTGACCCTGGTGGGCTTCAGCAAAGGCTGCGTGGTCCTCAACCAGGTGGTCCACGAGCTGGCCGGCGCCCTGGCGGACCCGGGTCTCTCGGACTTTACCCGGAGCCTTTCGGACATGTTCTGGCTGGACGGCGGCCACCCGGGGGGAAGCGAGACCTGGGTGACGGACAGGAGGCTGCTGGGCCAGCTGGCCGCCAGCGGCATCGGGCTCCACGCCCACGTGACGCCCTACGAGGTCCGGGACCCCGCGCGGGCCTGGGTGGGCCGGGAGCACGCGGCTTTCGTGAAGACCCTGGAAGAGTTTGGGGCACGTCTGTGCCATAAAATCCATTTTGCGGACGAGCCGCCGGCCATTGAAAAGCATTTTGGGGTCATTCGGGAATTCTGA